The following are from one region of the Camelus ferus isolate YT-003-E chromosome 13, BCGSAC_Cfer_1.0, whole genome shotgun sequence genome:
- the ELOVL1 gene encoding elongation of very long chain fatty acids protein 1 isoform X3: MEAVVNLYQEMMKHADPRIQGYPLMGSPLLMTSILLTYVYFVLSLGPRIMANRKPFQLRGFMIVYNFSLVAFSLYIVYEFLMSGWLSTYTWRCDPVDFSNNPEALRMVRVAWLFLFSKFIELIDTIIFILRKKDGQVTFLHVFHHSVLPWSWWWGVKIAPGGMGSFHAMINSSVHVVMYLYYGLSALGPVAQPYLWWKKHMTAIQLIQFVLVSLHISQYYFMPSCNYQYPVIIHLIWMYGTIFFVLFSNFWYQSYTKGKRLPRVLQQNGAPGTAKVKAN, from the exons ATGGAGGCTGTTGTGAACTTGTACCAGGAGATGATGAAGCATGCAG ATCCTCGGATCCAGGGCTACCCTCTGATGGGGTCCCCCCTGCTAATGACCTCCATCCTCCTGACCTATGTGTACTTCGTTCTTTCACTTGGGCCTCGCATCATGGCCAATCGGAAGCCCTTCCAGCTCCGCGGCTTCATGATTGTCTACAACTTCTCACTGGTGGCATTTTCGCTCTACATTGTCTACGAG TTCCTGATGTCTGGCTGGCTGAGTACATACACCTGGCGCTGTGACCCAGTGGACTTTTCCAACAACCCGGAGGCACTGAGG ATGGTTCGAGTGGCCTGGCTGTTCCTCTTCTCCAAGTTCATTGAGCTGATAGACACG ATCATCTTTATTCTCCGGAAAAAAGATGGACAGGTGACCTTCCTACATGTTTTCCACCACTCAGTGCTTCCTTGGAGCTGGTGGTGGGGGGTAAAAATTGCCCCAG GAGGAATGGGCTCTTTCCACGCCATGATCAACTCCTCTGTGCACGTGGTCATGTACCTGTACTATGGATTGTCTGCCCTTGGCCCTGTGGCTCAGCCCTACCTTTGGTGGAAAAAGCACATGACAGCCATCCAGCTG ATCCAGTTTGTCCTGGTCTCGCTGCACATCTCCCAGTACTACTTCATGCCCAGCTGTAACTACCAGTACCCAGTCATCATCCACCTCATCTGGATGTACGGCACCATCTTCTTCGTGCTCTTCTCCAATTTCTGGTATCAATCTTACACCAAAGGCAAGCGGCTGCCCCGTGTACTTCAGCAAAACGGAGCTCCAGGTACTGCCAAAGTCAAGGCCAACTGA
- the ELOVL1 gene encoding elongation of very long chain fatty acids protein 1 isoform X1, with product MRKWQAGWPRGLFSGPAPSEPSTTARLAPTESLARMEAVVNLYQEMMKHADPRIQGYPLMGSPLLMTSILLTYVYFVLSLGPRIMANRKPFQLRGFMIVYNFSLVAFSLYIVYEFLMSGWLSTYTWRCDPVDFSNNPEALRMVRVAWLFLFSKFIELIDTIIFILRKKDGQVTFLHVFHHSVLPWSWWWGVKIAPGGMGSFHAMINSSVHVVMYLYYGLSALGPVAQPYLWWKKHMTAIQLIQFVLVSLHISQYYFMPSCNYQYPVIIHLIWMYGTIFFVLFSNFWYQSYTKGKRLPRVLQQNGAPGTAKVKAN from the exons ATGAGGAAGtggcaggcaggctggccccGGGGACTCTTCtctggccctgctccctctgagCCCTCCACGACTGCCCGCCTGGCCCCCACTG AGTCCTTAGCCAGGATGGAGGCTGTTGTGAACTTGTACCAGGAGATGATGAAGCATGCAG ATCCTCGGATCCAGGGCTACCCTCTGATGGGGTCCCCCCTGCTAATGACCTCCATCCTCCTGACCTATGTGTACTTCGTTCTTTCACTTGGGCCTCGCATCATGGCCAATCGGAAGCCCTTCCAGCTCCGCGGCTTCATGATTGTCTACAACTTCTCACTGGTGGCATTTTCGCTCTACATTGTCTACGAG TTCCTGATGTCTGGCTGGCTGAGTACATACACCTGGCGCTGTGACCCAGTGGACTTTTCCAACAACCCGGAGGCACTGAGG ATGGTTCGAGTGGCCTGGCTGTTCCTCTTCTCCAAGTTCATTGAGCTGATAGACACG ATCATCTTTATTCTCCGGAAAAAAGATGGACAGGTGACCTTCCTACATGTTTTCCACCACTCAGTGCTTCCTTGGAGCTGGTGGTGGGGGGTAAAAATTGCCCCAG GAGGAATGGGCTCTTTCCACGCCATGATCAACTCCTCTGTGCACGTGGTCATGTACCTGTACTATGGATTGTCTGCCCTTGGCCCTGTGGCTCAGCCCTACCTTTGGTGGAAAAAGCACATGACAGCCATCCAGCTG ATCCAGTTTGTCCTGGTCTCGCTGCACATCTCCCAGTACTACTTCATGCCCAGCTGTAACTACCAGTACCCAGTCATCATCCACCTCATCTGGATGTACGGCACCATCTTCTTCGTGCTCTTCTCCAATTTCTGGTATCAATCTTACACCAAAGGCAAGCGGCTGCCCCGTGTACTTCAGCAAAACGGAGCTCCAGGTACTGCCAAAGTCAAGGCCAACTGA
- the ELOVL1 gene encoding elongation of very long chain fatty acids protein 1 isoform X2, protein MRGEAGESLARMEAVVNLYQEMMKHADPRIQGYPLMGSPLLMTSILLTYVYFVLSLGPRIMANRKPFQLRGFMIVYNFSLVAFSLYIVYEFLMSGWLSTYTWRCDPVDFSNNPEALRMVRVAWLFLFSKFIELIDTIIFILRKKDGQVTFLHVFHHSVLPWSWWWGVKIAPGGMGSFHAMINSSVHVVMYLYYGLSALGPVAQPYLWWKKHMTAIQLIQFVLVSLHISQYYFMPSCNYQYPVIIHLIWMYGTIFFVLFSNFWYQSYTKGKRLPRVLQQNGAPGTAKVKAN, encoded by the exons atgagaggagaggctggag AGTCCTTAGCCAGGATGGAGGCTGTTGTGAACTTGTACCAGGAGATGATGAAGCATGCAG ATCCTCGGATCCAGGGCTACCCTCTGATGGGGTCCCCCCTGCTAATGACCTCCATCCTCCTGACCTATGTGTACTTCGTTCTTTCACTTGGGCCTCGCATCATGGCCAATCGGAAGCCCTTCCAGCTCCGCGGCTTCATGATTGTCTACAACTTCTCACTGGTGGCATTTTCGCTCTACATTGTCTACGAG TTCCTGATGTCTGGCTGGCTGAGTACATACACCTGGCGCTGTGACCCAGTGGACTTTTCCAACAACCCGGAGGCACTGAGG ATGGTTCGAGTGGCCTGGCTGTTCCTCTTCTCCAAGTTCATTGAGCTGATAGACACG ATCATCTTTATTCTCCGGAAAAAAGATGGACAGGTGACCTTCCTACATGTTTTCCACCACTCAGTGCTTCCTTGGAGCTGGTGGTGGGGGGTAAAAATTGCCCCAG GAGGAATGGGCTCTTTCCACGCCATGATCAACTCCTCTGTGCACGTGGTCATGTACCTGTACTATGGATTGTCTGCCCTTGGCCCTGTGGCTCAGCCCTACCTTTGGTGGAAAAAGCACATGACAGCCATCCAGCTG ATCCAGTTTGTCCTGGTCTCGCTGCACATCTCCCAGTACTACTTCATGCCCAGCTGTAACTACCAGTACCCAGTCATCATCCACCTCATCTGGATGTACGGCACCATCTTCTTCGTGCTCTTCTCCAATTTCTGGTATCAATCTTACACCAAAGGCAAGCGGCTGCCCCGTGTACTTCAGCAAAACGGAGCTCCAGGTACTGCCAAAGTCAAGGCCAACTGA